The following are encoded together in the Roseobacter denitrificans OCh 114 genome:
- a CDS encoding N-acetyltransferase, translated as MSARQDTFGSPDQQALLGRGRALHDLTRSNINYTYYGRTVGIVSPDRTPFAELVSMTRLQGASHFAHVQNDQMPALVQQLKPHDLSAVHYARWVGDASALQAARETVTSKQLPDGLTSLWLTGESDNRLRASLARAALACGVLPPHLAVLSGALQPGLCRMAVTDQGEVVSCAAAASYMHADHPEGQVECWWGMLSTVPDWRGFGLSLRLGAEVMLEMAQRYGFTRFFTGIEPGNTASEVVCTRLGLTLTDTSTLSVADPGQLSGGRMTK; from the coding sequence ATGTCCGCCAGACAAGACACTTTTGGCTCCCCCGATCAGCAAGCGCTTTTGGGCCGGGGGCGGGCCCTGCATGATCTGACCAGAAGCAACATCAACTATACCTATTATGGCCGGACCGTCGGCATCGTCAGCCCGGACCGTACCCCCTTTGCGGAACTGGTGTCCATGACACGGCTGCAAGGGGCCAGCCATTTTGCCCATGTGCAAAACGATCAGATGCCTGCGCTGGTGCAGCAGCTCAAACCCCATGACCTGAGCGCTGTGCACTATGCACGCTGGGTCGGTGACGCCTCTGCATTGCAGGCCGCGCGCGAAACCGTCACCAGCAAACAGCTGCCTGACGGTCTCACCAGCCTCTGGCTGACGGGCGAAAGCGACAACCGCCTGCGCGCATCCTTGGCCCGCGCCGCGCTGGCTTGCGGCGTTCTGCCACCACACCTCGCCGTGTTGAGCGGCGCGCTACAACCGGGGCTGTGCCGCATGGCCGTCACGGATCAGGGCGAGGTCGTCTCCTGTGCGGCCGCCGCCTCCTATATGCACGCCGATCACCCTGAGGGGCAGGTCGAATGCTGGTGGGGCATGCTGTCCACCGTGCCGGACTGGCGCGGTTTCGGGCTGTCATTGCGCCTCGGGGCCGAGGTGATGCTGGAGATGGCGCAAAGATACGGCTTTACGCGGTTTTTCACCGGAATCGAGCCCGGCAATACTGCTTCCGAAGTGGTCTGTACACGGCTCGGCCTGACCCTCACGGACACCAGCACGCTGTCCGTGGCGGACCCCGGCCAGTTGAGCGGCGGGCGCATGACAAAGTGA
- the ispH gene encoding 4-hydroxy-3-methylbut-2-enyl diphosphate reductase: MTKPPLTLYLAAPRGFCAGVDRAIKIVELALDKWGAPVYVRHEIVHNKFVVDGLRAKGAIFVEELSECPDDRPVIFSAHGVPKSVPTAAQARNLVYVDATCPLVSKVHIEAQRHADNGLQMIMIGHAGHPETVGTMGQLPEGEVLLVETPEDVATVKVRDPAKLAYVTQTTLSVDDTADVVHALQQRFPLIVGPHKEDICYATTNRQEAVKAMAPKCDAMLVVGAPNSSNSRRLVEVGARAGCQYAQLVQRATDIDWRALDGISSIGITAGASAPEVLINEVIAAFDAHYDVTQEVVETAVENVEFKVPRVLREPA, encoded by the coding sequence ATGACGAAACCGCCCCTGACCCTCTATCTTGCAGCGCCCCGTGGCTTTTGCGCGGGCGTTGATCGCGCGATCAAGATCGTGGAACTGGCGCTCGATAAATGGGGCGCGCCCGTTTATGTCAGGCATGAAATCGTGCACAACAAATTCGTGGTGGACGGGCTGCGCGCAAAAGGCGCCATCTTTGTCGAAGAGCTTTCGGAATGCCCCGACGACCGACCCGTCATTTTTTCCGCCCATGGCGTGCCCAAATCCGTGCCCACGGCGGCGCAAGCGCGCAACCTCGTCTATGTGGATGCGACCTGCCCGCTTGTGAGCAAGGTGCATATCGAAGCCCAACGCCATGCGGACAACGGGCTGCAGATGATCATGATCGGTCATGCAGGCCACCCCGAAACTGTCGGCACCATGGGGCAATTGCCCGAAGGTGAGGTGCTGTTGGTGGAAACCCCGGAAGATGTGGCGACCGTAAAGGTAAGAGACCCCGCGAAACTGGCCTATGTCACACAAACCACGCTCAGCGTTGATGACACCGCCGATGTGGTCCACGCCTTGCAGCAGCGTTTCCCATTGATCGTGGGCCCGCACAAGGAAGACATCTGCTATGCGACCACCAACCGACAGGAGGCCGTCAAGGCCATGGCCCCGAAATGTGACGCGATGCTGGTTGTCGGGGCTCCCAACTCGTCAAACTCGCGCCGCCTTGTCGAGGTTGGCGCACGGGCCGGTTGTCAATACGCGCAACTCGTCCAGCGCGCCACGGATATCGACTGGCGCGCCCTTGATGGCATCAGCAGCATTGGCATCACCGCCGGGGCATCTGCGCCAGAGGTCTTGATCAACGAGGTGATCGCCGCGTTCGACGCACATTATGATGTGACCCAAGAGGTGGTCGAGACGGCGGTCGAAAACGTGGAATTCAAAGTACCGCGTGTCCTGCGCGAACCGGCCTGA
- a CDS encoding DUF3429 domain-containing protein — protein sequence MKSIPFAPLLLGLAGLIPFVWGAATYLAEPLAQWGVRALGPRFVGPYIQLFYGTVILSFMSGVLWGFATKAQGARAATAYTLSVVPALWAFFMSGGGPTAAATNLIFGFLGLLILDFAFSIWGLAPRWWMSLRILLTSIVVACLAVGVFL from the coding sequence ATGAAATCGATCCCCTTTGCACCGCTCCTCCTTGGCCTCGCCGGCCTCATCCCCTTTGTCTGGGGGGCCGCGACCTATCTGGCCGAGCCACTGGCCCAATGGGGGGTCCGCGCACTGGGCCCGCGTTTTGTCGGGCCCTACATACAGCTTTTCTACGGGACGGTGATCCTGTCCTTCATGTCGGGCGTGCTCTGGGGCTTTGCAACCAAGGCGCAGGGTGCGCGCGCAGCCACCGCTTACACGCTTTCAGTGGTCCCTGCCCTTTGGGCGTTTTTCATGTCCGGGGGCGGGCCGACGGCAGCCGCAACCAATCTGATTTTCGGGTTCCTTGGTCTCCTGATCCTTGATTTCGCCTTTTCGATCTGGGGCCTCGCGCCAAGATGGTGGATGTCCCTGCGCATTTTGTTGACCAGCATCGTAGTCGCCTGTCTGGCCGTCGGGGTGTTCCTGTGA
- a CDS encoding NYN domain-containing protein, whose protein sequence is MFYKDERLALFIDGSNLYAAAKSLGFDIDYKLLRQEFMRRGKLLRAFYYTALLENDEYSPIRPLVDWLNYNGFTMVTKPAKEYTDSMGRRKVKGNMDIELTVDAMELAPRVDHIVLFSGDGDFRPLIESLQRSGVRVSVVSTIRSQPPMISDELRRQADNFIELDELKDVIGRPPREYNEAS, encoded by the coding sequence ATGTTTTACAAGGACGAACGGCTCGCGCTGTTCATCGACGGCTCGAATTTGTACGCCGCTGCCAAATCACTGGGGTTTGACATTGACTACAAACTGCTGCGTCAGGAGTTCATGCGCCGTGGCAAATTGCTGCGCGCGTTCTACTACACGGCGCTGCTTGAGAATGACGAGTACTCTCCGATCCGACCACTTGTGGACTGGTTGAATTACAACGGGTTCACGATGGTGACGAAACCGGCAAAGGAATACACCGACAGCATGGGCCGCCGTAAGGTCAAGGGCAACATGGACATCGAACTGACGGTGGACGCGATGGAGCTTGCCCCGCGTGTTGATCACATTGTCCTGTTTTCCGGCGATGGAGATTTCCGCCCGCTGATCGAAAGCCTTCAGCGCTCCGGTGTGCGTGTTTCCGTCGTGTCGACGATTCGCAGCCAGCCCCCGATGATTTCTGACGAGTTGCGTCGTCAGGCGGACAATTTCATCGAGCTCGACGAGCTGAAAGACGTTATCGGTCGCCCTCCACGCGAGTATAACGAAGCAAGCTGA